The Pseudobdellovibrionaceae bacterium DNA window GCCTCATTAACTCACTATATTTTTTTTTGTCTTGTACAATAGAAGAGTCTTGCACCTGTTCGGTAATTTTAGAAAACTCTATTTTTAAATCTTCAAGACGGCTGAACATAAAAAATTATTTACCCATACCATCTAAGAATTCTTGATTAGATTTAGTACCTTTTAATTTTGATTTAATAAACTCCATGCTATCTACAACATTCATCGGAGATAAAACTTTACGCAAAATCCACAAACGATTTAAGTCTTTTTCTTTGATTAGCAAATCTTCTTTTCTAGTTCCTGATTTATTAATATCCATACAAGGGAAAATTCGCTTTTCCATTAACTTTCTGTCTAACTGAATTTCTGAGTTACCTGTTCCTTTAAATTCTTCAAAAATTACTTCGTCCATTCTAGAACCAGTATCAATTAAAGCCGTTGCAATAATAGTTAAACTACCACCGTTTTCAATATTACGGGCAGCTCCAAAAAAGCGTTTAGGGCGATGTAAAGCGTTGGCATCCACACCACCAGATAAAATTTTTCCAGAAGGAGGAGTAACTGTATTATACGCCCTAGCTAAACGAGTAATAGAATCTAATAAAATAACCACATCTTGTTTATGCTCTACCAAGCGTTTTGCTTTTTCAATAACCATGTCTGCCACTTGCACATGTCGACTGGCAGGCTCATCAAAGGTAGAACTAGCCACCTCGCCATTTACATTTCTAGACATGTCGGTAACTTCTTCGGGCCGTTCGTCAATTAACAAAACCATCAATTTTACTTCGGGGTGATTAGTAGTAATTGCATTAGCAATCGTTTGTAATAAAACCGTTTTTCCTGTTCTAGGAGGGGCAACAATTAAACCCCTTTGTCCCTTACCAATGGGTGCCATCATGTCTACAATTCTAGTAGTATATTCGGTAGGAAGTGTTTCTAAACTTAAAATTTCTTCTGGATATAAAGGAGTTAAGTTATCAAATAATATTTTG harbors:
- a CDS encoding transcription termination factor Rho, producing the protein MSDDKVVEEKASATEDTGKSETTSAKTNSQPEAEGKTSTSRSFRRADNKPKPKPKSNHSRGNSRNSNNKNHNAYQRPVEIEEDVDLSDVSFTDEEKKDFDARVLRQKDIKELTVLAEKLKIENPTGMRRQDLVFYVLKRASSLGDIFCGGVLEILSDGYGFLRSLDYNYLPGPDDIYVSPSQIRRYGLRKGDTIVGTVRTPKRGERYFALLNVELVNAEKPDKYQNKILFDNLTPLYPEEILSLETLPTEYTTRIVDMMAPIGKGQRGLIVAPPRTGKTVLLQTIANAITTNHPEVKLMVLLIDERPEEVTDMSRNVNGEVASSTFDEPASRHVQVADMVIEKAKRLVEHKQDVVILLDSITRLARAYNTVTPPSGKILSGGVDANALHRPKRFFGAARNIENGGSLTIIATALIDTGSRMDEVIFEEFKGTGNSEIQLDRKLMEKRIFPCMDINKSGTRKEDLLIKEKDLNRLWILRKVLSPMNVVDSMEFIKSKLKGTKSNQEFLDGMGK